The genome window AGATTTATCGCATCGCGACGTTCTTGCGGCGGTGGTTTCCGGGGTTTGGCGACGCGTTTGTCAGCGGCATCGCCCCGCTCATGGGAATCCGCGAGAGTCGCCGCGTGGTCGGCGAGTACATCGTAACCGCCGCCGACCACCAATCTTGCCGCAAGTTTCCGAACCCGGTCGCGCGCAATCGTTACCCGGTGGACATTCACCTGGTTTTCGGCGTGGACTTCCGCCATATGCCCAAGGGCGACTGGCACGACGTGCCGTACGAGGCGATTGTTGTGCGCGGAGTGCGCAATCTTTGGGTCGCGGGGCGCTGTCTAAGCGCCGACTTTGTCGCCCAAAGCAGCATCCGCATTCAGCCGGTCTGTCGCAGCCTAGGCGAGGCGGCGGGTGTGGCGGCGGCAATCGCCGCCGCCGAGGGGTTCGCGGCTCGCGAGGTTCCATACGACCGGTTGGCCGCCAAGCTCGACCTTAGCGTCCCGGAGTAGCTTTCGGACGTATCGGCGTGAGTTGGTGGCTTACTAGTTGCCAGTCTTTGCCTTGCTTGCGGAGGCTCGCGGTGACCGCCAGATCGAACTTCACCTCCTTCGGGTCGCGCTGGAGCACGAGGCTGAGGCGGTACACCCCGACGGCCACGTTCTTGGCGGGAAAGCTGATCCGTTCAAACTTGAGGCTGCAATCAATCGGCGTGGCCGTACGTTGACTGTCCGGAACTCGGTAGAACCCGAGAAACTTGTCGCGCGAATCGAACTCTCCGAGCGGCGAAATCTCAAAGAAGTCCGGCGCGGTGAGGCGCTCTAGCAGGGGCGCGTCGTAACGAAATGTGGCCGCATAGAACGTCTTGAGCGTTGCTTCGACTTCGGCTTCCGGCGACAAAGTGGCGGAGAGGAGAGCAGTGGATAAGGCGAGAGAGGTGATCATCACCGGCAAGCTACTGGCGCGGGGGCCAGATCGTTCCCGGCAGAGGCTTTAGTCCTTGATTCCCGAGAGTTCTCGGTACAGCTTCGTCACCTTACGGACGTAATTCTGGGTTTCGCGGTAGGGCGGCACGCCGCCGTACTTGCGCACCGCGCCGTCGCCGGCGTTGTACCCGGCCAGACTCAGGGTGAGGATCGTGTCCAAGTCGGAGTGCTTTTTGCTGTACTTATCAAGGTGGCCACGGATCAGTTTGATCGTGCCGTACAGGTTTTCGGTGAGGTCAAACGGGTCTGAGATTCCGAGCTCGCGCACGTTCACCGGCATCAGTTGGCCCAGGCCCATCGCGCCAGCGCGGCTGACGGTGCCGGGGCGGAAATTGCTTTCGGTGATGACGACCGCCATGATGAGGCGGGCATCCACGCCATGTTTCAGGCTGAACCCGAGGATCGCGCGAGCGATTTCTTCGGCATCCTTCAGGGCGAGTTTCTTGTTCTCGCGGCGAATGAACTGCACGTAAATCGGCAGCGCCTCGTCGGCGGCCTCATTCCACGCCATCGGGCGACTCATCACGGCGACTTTCGGCGTGGGCTTGGCGGTCGCGGTTTCGCGCGGAGGAATGCTGCCTTGCATCGGCGCGGGTCGGCCCGAGCGGCTCGAATTGCTGCGGCTCGACAGCGACTTTTGCATCGGCGCGGCTGGTTTGGCCGCCGTAGTCGGCACGACCACCTCGGATTTGAGGTCGCTGGCCATGGCCGCGAGGAGGGTCGCCGACCAATTGCCGTACTCGTTTTCGCGCGAGATGCGGACGATCACGCGCGAAGTGACGCTGCCAGCGCGCATCCACTCAGCGGCGGTCTTGCTCTGAATCGTGAGGAACAACCCGTCGGGCGTGACGAAGGGGATTGTTGCGCCCTCGTCGCTCTGCATGAAGCCACTAATCGTGCCTTGAAATTGCACAATTT of Chthonomonas sp. contains these proteins:
- a CDS encoding nuclear transport factor 2 family protein, which encodes MITSLALSTALLSATLSPEAEVEATLKTFYAATFRYDAPLLERLTAPDFFEISPLGEFDSRDKFLGFYRVPDSQRTATPIDCSLKFERISFPAKNVAVGVYRLSLVLQRDPKEVKFDLAVTASLRKQGKDWQLVSHQLTPIRPKATPGR
- a CDS encoding lytic transglycosylase domain-containing protein yields the protein MSWPLPKLALVFGACCAMSVAFSQASTYAAVAAKHKVHGFVSAKALAEAKGTKIVQFQGTISGFMQSDEGATIPFVTPDGLFLTIQSKTAAEWMRAGSVTSRVIVRISRENEYGNWSATLLAAMASDLKSEVVVPTTAAKPAAPMQKSLSSRSNSSRSGRPAPMQGSIPPRETATAKPTPKVAVMSRPMAWNEAADEALPIYVQFIRRENKKLALKDAEEIARAILGFSLKHGVDARLIMAVVITESNFRPGTVSRAGAMGLGQLMPVNVRELGISDPFDLTENLYGTIKLIRGHLDKYSKKHSDLDTILTLSLAGYNAGDGAVRKYGGVPPYRETQNYVRKVTKLYRELSGIKD